One region of uncultured Sulfurimonas sp. genomic DNA includes:
- a CDS encoding response regulator encodes MNVLIVDDSKIVRRVLTNTVTRYFKASEYKELNLFEAEDGLEAMEQMKKEKIDIMLLDWNMPNMTGEEVVEAVRANKEWNKTRIIMATTEGSKASVLKMIKKGANGYMVKPFQEDNIFKTLTTITARMPK; translated from the coding sequence ATGAATGTATTAATCGTAGATGATAGCAAGATAGTAAGACGTGTTTTAACAAATACAGTAACACGTTATTTTAAAGCATCTGAATATAAAGAACTAAATCTTTTTGAAGCAGAAGATGGTTTAGAGGCTATGGAGCAGATGAAAAAAGAGAAGATAGATATTATGCTTCTTGATTGGAATATGCCAAATATGACAGGAGAAGAAGTTGTAGAAGCAGTTCGTGCAAATAAAGAGTGGAATAAAACACGAATTATAATGGCTACAACAGAGGGTTCTAAAGCTAGTGTGTTAAAGATGATAAAAAAAGGTGCAAATGGATATATGGTTAAACCTTTTCAAGAAGATAATATCTTCAAAACCTTAACAACTATTACTGCTAGGATGCCTAAATAA
- a CDS encoding DUF507 family protein — MKISLKAIPHISSRVAIDLNKSGVVTMTKGLEAVAHEAQKILIANVKQEMALEEKAAEICDENEEEIEFQLVDERQLFFMIKKKLAPEFGVILNYEERYSDISHKILDELYEEDLIHFEVTENRIKNIIYSAITSFIADASELEDAVMEKIKSYKKRYIPGTDEFDILYEKIYKEELIKRGME, encoded by the coding sequence ATGAAAATATCACTAAAAGCTATACCACATATATCTAGTAGAGTTGCAATTGACTTAAATAAGAGTGGTGTTGTTACGATGACAAAAGGCCTTGAAGCTGTAGCTCATGAAGCCCAGAAAATACTCATAGCAAACGTAAAGCAAGAGATGGCTCTTGAAGAAAAAGCTGCTGAAATTTGTGATGAAAATGAAGAAGAGATAGAGTTTCAACTTGTAGATGAAAGACAACTTTTCTTTATGATAAAGAAAAAACTTGCCCCTGAGTTTGGAGTTATACTTAACTATGAAGAGAGATATTCAGATATTTCCCATAAAATCTTAGATGAACTTTACGAAGAAGATTTGATTCATTTTGAAGTTACAGAAAATCGTATTAAAAACATTATATACAGTGCGATTACATCTTTTATAGCAGATGCATCTGAGTTAGAGGATGCAGTTATGGAAAAAATTAAATCATACAAAAAAAGATATATTCCCGGAACAGATGAGTTTGATATTTTATATGAAAAAATATATAAAGAAGAGTTAATCAAAAGAGGAATGGAGTAA
- the infC gene encoding translation initiation factor IF-3, with protein sequence MNDDIRVAELRCNVDGGESLGIISTDEAMSKANEMGMDLVLIAPTAKPPVAKIMDYGKYKYQEEKKLKEQRKNQVKIVVKEIKLSVKIAENDIAYKVKHAREFLEKGFHVKFRVFLRGREMAHPEAGKEVLLRVWPMVEDIGIMEKPPKFEGRYFNMYVTPQK encoded by the coding sequence ATGAATGACGATATCCGTGTAGCAGAACTGAGATGTAATGTAGATGGAGGGGAATCATTAGGAATTATTTCTACTGATGAAGCTATGAGTAAAGCAAATGAAATGGGCATGGACTTAGTTCTAATCGCTCCAACTGCAAAACCACCAGTTGCCAAAATCATGGACTACGGTAAATATAAATACCAAGAAGAGAAAAAACTCAAAGAGCAAAGAAAAAATCAGGTAAAAATAGTTGTTAAAGAGATTAAATTATCTGTAAAAATTGCTGAAAATGATATAGCTTATAAAGTTAAACATGCAAGAGAGTTTTTAGAAAAAGGTTTTCATGTAAAATTTCGTGTTTTCTTAAGAGGTCGTGAAATGGCTCATCCTGAAGCTGGTAAAGAAGTTCTTCTTCGTGTTTGGCCAATGGTTGAAGATATTGGTATTATGGAAAAACCACCTAAATTTGAAGGACGTTACTTTAATATGTATGTAACGCCTCAGAAATAA
- a CDS encoding PDP protein yields the protein MRLLIIFFFAFNSLMAIQTSDRLFDCTEIFKERKSELLVELERIDEQKQALSALKTATEELLKKKEERLNQKEEVVDKKLLEITQKEDSIKQMLQKNEEALKEIKSIKMDKVAQTFAKMKAASAANILSDMDSQEAASILSSLKPKTVGKILTKMDAKKASELTLLLAK from the coding sequence TTGAGATTATTGATAATATTTTTTTTCGCCTTTAACTCTTTAATGGCTATACAAACGAGTGATAGACTTTTTGATTGTACAGAAATATTTAAAGAAAGAAAGAGTGAGCTTTTAGTTGAACTAGAGCGCATAGATGAGCAAAAACAAGCATTAAGTGCTTTAAAAACTGCTACAGAAGAGTTGTTAAAAAAGAAAGAAGAACGCTTAAACCAAAAAGAAGAAGTAGTTGATAAAAAACTTTTAGAAATTACTCAAAAAGAAGACTCCATCAAACAGATGCTTCAAAAAAATGAAGAAGCTCTAAAAGAGATAAAAAGTATAAAAATGGATAAAGTTGCACAAACATTTGCAAAAATGAAAGCTGCATCTGCTGCAAATATACTATCGGATATGGATTCGCAAGAAGCTGCTTCCATCTTAAGCTCTCTCAAACCAAAAACTGTTGGAAAAATTTTGACTAAAATGGATGCGAAAAAGGCATCTGAGCTAACACTACTTTTAGCTAAATAA
- a CDS encoding adenylosuccinate synthase: MKADLIVGIQWGDEGKGKIVDRLASKYDMVCRSQGGHNAGHTIWVDGVKYALHLVPSGVLNPDAINVVGNGVVLSPESIIKEMLQFENLEGRLFISDKAHLNLSYHAQIDQAKERLKGDKAIGTTGKGIGPAYSDKINRTGFRVGELLNPSKLCASILEYFEQNREIFDIYEIATPNERELLAELENYKEKLTPYITDTTQMVWKALDENKKILLEGAQGTLLDIDHGTYPYVTSSATVSAGACTGLGINPKDIGKVIGIVKAYCTRVGNGPFPSEDFGEDGKRLGSQGHEFGTTTGRARRCGWFDAVATRHAARLNGCDELALMKLDVLDGFNEVKLCVAYELDGVEIDYMPSNLEDAKPIYKTFKGWNNSVGARTFDALPQDAQDFVKEIEKISKTKVGIISTSPERDDTIIL; encoded by the coding sequence ATGAAAGCGGATTTGATAGTTGGTATCCAATGGGGTGATGAAGGAAAAGGTAAAATAGTAGATAGACTAGCTAGTAAATACGATATGGTATGTCGTTCTCAAGGTGGGCATAATGCAGGTCATACTATTTGGGTTGATGGTGTAAAGTATGCACTTCATTTAGTTCCTTCGGGTGTTTTAAATCCAGATGCTATAAATGTAGTTGGTAATGGTGTAGTTTTGTCTCCGGAGTCTATTATAAAAGAGATGCTTCAGTTTGAAAACCTTGAAGGACGTCTTTTTATCTCAGATAAAGCGCATTTAAATCTTTCTTATCATGCTCAAATTGATCAAGCAAAAGAGAGATTAAAAGGTGATAAAGCTATTGGAACAACAGGAAAAGGAATTGGACCTGCTTATTCTGATAAAATTAATCGTACAGGCTTTAGAGTAGGTGAACTTTTAAACCCTTCAAAACTTTGCGCATCTATTTTAGAGTATTTTGAACAAAATAGAGAAATATTTGATATTTACGAGATTGCTACTCCAAACGAGAGAGAACTTTTAGCAGAATTAGAAAATTATAAAGAAAAACTTACTCCATATATAACAGATACAACTCAGATGGTTTGGAAAGCTCTTGATGAAAACAAGAAAATTTTACTAGAAGGTGCTCAAGGTACATTACTTGATATTGATCATGGAACATATCCTTATGTAACATCATCAGCTACAGTATCAGCAGGTGCGTGTACAGGTCTTGGAATAAATCCTAAAGATATAGGTAAAGTTATAGGTATAGTCAAAGCATATTGTACTCGTGTTGGTAATGGACCTTTTCCTTCTGAGGATTTTGGCGAAGATGGGAAACGTCTTGGTTCACAAGGTCATGAGTTTGGAACTACAACAGGACGTGCTAGAAGATGTGGATGGTTTGATGCAGTAGCTACTCGTCATGCAGCTCGTTTAAATGGTTGTGATGAACTTGCTCTAATGAAGCTTGATGTATTAGATGGTTTTAATGAGGTTAAACTTTGTGTAGCTTATGAGCTCGATGGAGTGGAGATAGATTATATGCCATCAAATCTTGAAGATGCAAAGCCTATTTACAAAACTTTTAAAGGGTGGAATAATTCTGTAGGAGCAAGAACTTTTGATGCACTTCCTCAAGATGCTCAAGATTTTGTAAAAGAGATAGAAAAAATTTCAAAAACAAAAGTTGGTATAATTTCAACATCACCAGAGAGAGATGATACAATAATTTTATAA
- a CDS encoding ATP phosphoribosyltransferase regulatory subunit, with amino-acid sequence MILEHEIPNGSKLYFGKSAKAKRKIENIASTILDAKGFEEIVTPVFSYHQHLSIADEKKLIKVNDAKNNSISLRADSTIDVVRIIEKRLGTNTQQTKWFYIQPVFTYPTTEQNQIGAEFMGEKKLSSMMNIANDIFTKLDVQPLVQISNIKIPRLLVEMFDELSLDDFRHLNIDKFINLKVEWLEKLIYLQHVQQIDELLDIVPVAIKDELLKMKELCQEIKCKNSVLAPMYYAKMLYYDELFFRVIDKNEVYARGGRYKNEDLTSVGFAIYTDALCEKIVLREI; translated from the coding sequence ATGATACTTGAACATGAGATTCCAAACGGTTCAAAGCTTTACTTCGGTAAAAGTGCTAAGGCTAAAAGAAAGATAGAAAATATTGCTAGTACAATCTTAGATGCAAAAGGTTTTGAGGAAATAGTAACTCCTGTTTTTTCATATCATCAGCATCTAAGTATAGCTGATGAAAAAAAGCTTATTAAAGTTAATGATGCTAAAAATAATTCTATTTCTCTTCGTGCGGATTCTACTATAGATGTTGTTCGTATTATTGAAAAAAGACTTGGAACAAACACACAGCAAACTAAATGGTTTTATATTCAACCTGTTTTTACTTACCCTACTACTGAACAAAATCAAATAGGCGCTGAGTTTATGGGTGAAAAAAAGCTATCTTCTATGATGAATATAGCTAATGATATTTTTACTAAACTAGACGTTCAACCATTAGTTCAAATATCAAATATCAAAATACCTAGACTTCTTGTAGAGATGTTTGATGAGTTGTCTCTTGATGATTTTAGACACTTAAACATAGATAAATTTATAAATTTAAAAGTTGAATGGCTTGAAAAACTTATCTATTTACAGCATGTCCAACAGATTGACGAGCTTTTAGATATAGTGCCAGTAGCTATAAAAGACGAACTATTGAAAATGAAAGAGTTGTGTCAAGAAATTAAGTGTAAAAACAGTGTTTTAGCACCTATGTATTATGCAAAGATGCTTTATTATGATGAATTATTTTTTAGAGTAATAGATAAAAATGAAGTTTATGCTAGAGGTGGGCGATACAAAAATGAAGACTTAACTTCAGTTGGATTTGCTATTTATACAGATGCTCTTTGTGAAAAAATAGTTTTGAGAGAGATATGA
- a CDS encoding alanine--glyoxylate aminotransferase family protein: MLLFTPGPTPVPQNVRNAMSDETMHHRTPEFEAIFEKTRKHLFNLFNTDEVIMLASSGTGAMEAAVINLCHNTLLNIDSGKFGERFGKIAVANGLKSVELKNEWDTPVSVEEVVEALKLNSDIDAIAVQISESAGGLRHPVEELAKAVKEINPNIMIIADGITAVGVERIDVTNIDCLIAGSQKALMLPPGLSILGLSNKAIDKIAEGRGYYLNLATEIKSQRKNTTAYTAATTLIIGLLEVLETIEKQGGIGVLYCNTARRAKATIAALEALGLHIYPKVPAKSMTTIDDADASKIRSILKEDYGVNVAGGQDHLKGKIFRINQMGLIEPYESIWVVNAIELILHRMGRLEYNGTASKVYNETYFKTALEKKEI; encoded by the coding sequence ATGTTACTTTTTACTCCTGGACCGACTCCGGTACCACAAAATGTTCGTAATGCAATGAGCGATGAAACTATGCATCATCGTACTCCAGAATTTGAAGCTATCTTTGAAAAAACTAGAAAACATCTTTTTAATCTTTTTAATACTGATGAAGTGATTATGCTTGCATCTAGTGGAACAGGTGCTATGGAAGCGGCTGTTATAAACCTTTGTCATAACACTCTTTTAAATATTGACTCTGGAAAGTTTGGAGAAAGATTTGGTAAGATTGCTGTGGCTAATGGTTTAAAAAGTGTAGAGCTAAAAAACGAATGGGATACTCCTGTTAGCGTTGAAGAAGTTGTTGAAGCACTAAAATTAAATAGTGATATAGATGCAATAGCTGTTCAAATAAGTGAATCAGCAGGTGGTCTTCGTCATCCTGTAGAAGAGTTAGCTAAAGCTGTAAAAGAGATAAATCCAAATATTATGATTATAGCCGATGGTATTACTGCTGTTGGTGTTGAGAGAATAGACGTAACTAATATTGATTGTCTTATAGCAGGAAGCCAAAAAGCGCTTATGCTTCCTCCTGGTCTTTCTATTCTTGGTCTTAGTAATAAAGCTATTGACAAAATTGCAGAGGGTAGAGGTTATTATTTAAATCTTGCAACTGAGATAAAATCACAAAGAAAAAATACAACTGCTTATACAGCAGCAACCACCCTTATAATAGGTCTTTTAGAAGTTTTAGAAACTATTGAGAAGCAAGGTGGAATAGGTGTTTTGTATTGTAATACTGCTAGACGTGCAAAAGCTACAATAGCGGCACTTGAAGCATTAGGTTTACATATATATCCAAAAGTTCCAGCAAAGAGTATGACGACTATTGATGACGCTGACGCTTCAAAAATACGCTCTATTTTAAAAGAAGATTATGGAGTAAATGTAGCTGGTGGTCAAGACCACTTAAAAGGTAAAATTTTCCGTATTAATCAAATGGGGCTAATAGAGCCTTATGAGTCTATCTGGGTTGTAAATGCAATTGAGCTTATACTTCATCGTATGGGAAGATTAGAATATAATGGAACAGCTTCAAAAGTATATAATGAAACATATTTCAAAACAGCATTAGAAAAAAAAGAGATATAA
- a CDS encoding undecaprenyl-diphosphate phosphatase — MTIVDSIILGIIEGFTEFLPISSTGHLIVASEFLGINQTNVTKAYEVIIQFAAILAVVFNYKDKFTFKKIDLWSKVFLAFIPIGAVGFVFSAQIKALFSIEIVAIMFIIGGLIFLLVEKFFIPNETHLIEDVEQVTLKQSLIIGFAQIFALIPGTSRAGSTIIGALLVGLSRKASAEFSFLLALPVMSAVTAYDLLKHYNEFSNENLITLGVGFVISFFVAYLTIKLFMVFLEKFTFVAFGIYRIIFGILLLILFN; from the coding sequence GTGACAATAGTTGATTCAATTATATTAGGTATTATAGAAGGTTTTACAGAGTTTTTACCCATTTCATCTACTGGTCACTTAATTGTCGCTAGTGAATTTTTAGGAATCAATCAGACTAATGTAACTAAAGCTTATGAAGTAATTATACAGTTTGCTGCCATACTTGCAGTAGTTTTTAACTATAAAGACAAGTTTACGTTTAAAAAAATAGACTTATGGAGTAAAGTTTTTTTAGCTTTTATTCCCATTGGAGCAGTTGGTTTTGTCTTTTCTGCTCAAATAAAAGCACTCTTTTCTATCGAAATTGTAGCCATTATGTTTATAATTGGTGGTCTTATATTTTTACTTGTTGAGAAATTTTTTATACCAAATGAAACTCATCTTATAGAAGATGTAGAACAAGTCACCTTAAAACAATCTCTCATCATAGGATTTGCTCAAATTTTTGCACTTATTCCAGGAACAAGTAGAGCTGGTTCGACTATCATAGGAGCACTTCTTGTGGGACTAAGCAGAAAAGCAAGCGCGGAATTTAGTTTTTTACTAGCCTTGCCTGTAATGAGTGCCGTCACTGCATATGATTTGTTAAAACATTACAATGAGTTCAGTAATGAAAATCTTATAACTTTAGGAGTTGGTTTTGTAATTTCATTTTTTGTAGCTTACCTTACCATTAAACTATTTATGGTTTTTTTAGAAAAATTCACCTTTGTTGCTTTTGGCATCTATAGAATAATTTTTGGGATACTGCTATTAATATTATTTAACTAA
- a CDS encoding flagellar export protein FliJ, producing the protein MKTRFTSLVKLKKTTMDKSERVVQKANADLNSASTALEISYQSIQEINPPKSGSMKDFLANRTLLSSGRGMIEHNKEWVSFAKNQVNQAKEKLKLDMIEHEKFKHLELQEIEKKLKEIKLKEIKELDEVALMTYAGRGKF; encoded by the coding sequence TTGAAGACTCGTTTCACATCTTTAGTAAAGTTGAAAAAAACTACTATGGACAAGAGTGAACGAGTTGTTCAAAAGGCAAATGCTGACCTCAATAGTGCTTCAACAGCACTAGAAATCTCATATCAATCCATCCAAGAAATAAATCCTCCAAAGAGTGGTAGCATGAAAGATTTTTTAGCAAATAGAACTCTTTTGTCTTCTGGTCGTGGTATGATTGAACACAATAAAGAGTGGGTTAGTTTTGCTAAAAATCAAGTAAATCAAGCAAAAGAAAAACTAAAACTAGATATGATAGAACATGAAAAATTTAAACATTTAGAACTTCAAGAGATTGAAAAAAAACTAAAAGAAATCAAACTAAAAGAGATAAAAGAGTTAGACGAAGTTGCTTTGATGACTTATGCAGGAAGGGGAAAGTTTTGA
- the rdgB gene encoding RdgB/HAM1 family non-canonical purine NTP pyrophosphatase, giving the protein MKLVLATSNKGKVREIQALCEDYEVVPYSELIKEFEIVEDGDTFKENALIKARAVFKALNDENVIVLADDSGISVDVLDGKPGIFSARHAGVDANDKDNLYKLIEDLKEKGVDSSPAHYTAAIAIVTKDAEYCVHGWMYGDAIAHSKGDGGFGYDPMFIPLGYDKTLGELDDEVKKKLSHRAKALSLAKKIVKSF; this is encoded by the coding sequence TTGAAATTAGTTTTAGCTACATCTAATAAAGGCAAAGTACGAGAAATACAAGCACTATGTGAAGATTATGAAGTTGTACCGTATAGTGAGTTAATAAAAGAGTTTGAAATAGTGGAAGATGGAGATACTTTTAAGGAAAATGCACTTATAAAAGCAAGAGCAGTTTTTAAAGCTTTAAACGATGAAAATGTAATAGTTTTAGCGGATGATAGTGGCATTAGTGTAGATGTTCTTGATGGAAAGCCTGGCATCTTCAGTGCTAGACATGCAGGTGTAGATGCTAACGACAAAGACAATCTTTATAAACTAATAGAAGATTTAAAAGAAAAAGGAGTTGATTCTTCTCCTGCTCACTACACTGCTGCAATTGCAATTGTTACAAAAGATGCTGAGTATTGTGTTCATGGTTGGATGTATGGAGATGCAATAGCTCACTCAAAAGGAGATGGTGGTTTTGGATATGATCCGATGTTTATACCACTTGGATATGATAAAACGCTTGGTGAATTGGATGATGAAGTAAAGAAAAAGTTATCACACCGTGCTAAGGCATTAAGTCTTGCAAAAAAAATTGTAAAAAGTTTTTAA
- a CDS encoding MFS transporter gives MFKKVFPLSAILSLRFLGLFLVLPVISIYAASMTDNLLLVGIIVGGYALTQAIFQVPFGVMSDKIGRKPTLLIGLIIFLIGSLIAAFATDIYTLMLGRFLQGAGAIGSVITAMISDLVEEEVRGKAMAIMGGTIALSFAIAMGLGPVVGASYGVDTLFIITAILAILAMILLFTKVPTPPRIKHVYHKTAKTSDILKDANLLNMIIINAMQKGLMTVAFVLIPIILTSDAFAWQKSDLYMAYLPAMVLGLIAMGPAAVFGEKHNKPREIFLASIILFIISFLIMGLTASSTLFIVGVSMFFIAFNMMEPLVQSMITKFAKVHQKGAALGISNSVAYFATFIGGTLAGLMLDISDRETIGISVAILATLWLLWTLKLQNPTKYSHLFISQDLIDATKLNALENEHIAEWYVNETENIVVIKYVSQAIDEDLLKAKITL, from the coding sequence ATGTTTAAAAAAGTTTTTCCTCTCTCAGCTATTCTCTCACTTAGATTTTTGGGTCTATTTTTAGTTCTACCTGTTATCTCCATTTACGCAGCATCTATGACTGACAACTTACTTTTAGTTGGTATTATTGTTGGTGGTTATGCCCTCACTCAAGCTATTTTTCAAGTACCTTTTGGTGTTATGAGCGATAAAATAGGCAGAAAACCAACTCTTCTTATAGGTCTTATCATCTTCTTGATAGGTTCACTTATAGCTGCATTTGCAACTGATATATATACTTTAATGCTCGGACGTTTTTTACAAGGTGCTGGAGCGATTGGTTCAGTTATTACTGCAATGATTTCAGATTTAGTTGAAGAAGAAGTTAGAGGTAAAGCTATGGCAATTATGGGAGGAACTATAGCTCTTAGTTTTGCTATTGCTATGGGACTTGGACCTGTAGTTGGTGCTTCATATGGAGTTGATACTCTTTTTATTATTACAGCAATTTTAGCAATTTTAGCAATGATTTTGCTCTTTACAAAAGTACCTACTCCACCTAGAATTAAACATGTTTATCATAAAACTGCAAAAACATCTGACATATTAAAAGATGCAAACCTTTTAAATATGATAATTATTAATGCAATGCAAAAAGGTCTTATGACTGTTGCCTTTGTTCTTATTCCTATCATTTTAACAAGTGATGCTTTTGCTTGGCAGAAGAGTGATCTATATATGGCTTATCTTCCAGCTATGGTTTTAGGTCTTATTGCAATGGGTCCTGCAGCTGTATTTGGCGAAAAACACAACAAGCCTAGAGAGATATTTTTAGCATCTATTATTCTTTTTATAATTTCATTTTTAATTATGGGCTTAACTGCATCTAGCACTCTTTTTATAGTTGGTGTTTCAATGTTTTTTATAGCTTTTAATATGATGGAACCATTGGTTCAATCAATGATTACAAAGTTTGCTAAAGTACACCAAAAAGGTGCAGCTCTTGGCATCTCTAACTCAGTTGCATACTTTGCAACATTTATAGGTGGTACACTTGCTGGTCTTATGTTAGATATAAGCGATAGAGAGACTATTGGAATTTCAGTTGCTATTTTAGCAACATTATGGTTGCTTTGGACTTTAAAACTACAAAATCCAACTAAATACTCTCATCTATTTATTTCTCAAGATCTTATAGATGCAACTAAACTAAATGCATTGGAGAATGAACATATCGCAGAATGGTATGTTAATGAAACTGAAAATATTGTAGTTATAAAGTATGTATCTCAAGCAATTGATGAAGACTTACTAAAAGCTAAAATCACTTTATAG
- the carA gene encoding glutamine-hydrolyzing carbamoyl-phosphate synthase small subunit → MKAYIYLENGTFLEANSFGADDTVVGEIVFNTSMSGYQEIMSDPSYAGQFVTFTMPEIGNVGVNEQDMESAKAHAKGMIVRKYQKRYSSFRAEESLESFLIKHNIMGICDIDTRFLTKMIRDEGAMMMVASTTVSDKNELKKILEKSPRIEDVNYIEQVSTKKAYKHETSTYSNTVFEYENAPKAEANIVVIDFGVKRNILNEIVGAGIGVEVIPNDFNADDLIQQYNSKSIDGVFLSNGPGDPLVLKKEQEQIKKLIAAKVPMFGICLGHQLLSISHGYETFKLKFGHHGGNHPVKNVKTGLVEITAQNHNYNVPDNIVEIAEVTHTNLFDNTIEGLKYNDSPIFSVQHHPEASPGPKESSYIFSEFLSLIKR, encoded by the coding sequence ATGAAAGCGTATATTTATCTTGAAAATGGAACTTTTTTAGAAGCAAATAGCTTTGGTGCAGATGATACTGTTGTTGGTGAAATAGTTTTTAATACATCTATGAGTGGTTATCAAGAAATTATGTCTGATCCATCTTATGCAGGTCAGTTTGTGACATTTACAATGCCAGAAATCGGTAATGTTGGTGTAAATGAACAAGATATGGAAAGCGCAAAGGCTCATGCAAAGGGAATGATAGTTAGAAAATATCAAAAACGATATTCTAGTTTTAGAGCTGAAGAATCTCTTGAATCTTTTTTAATAAAGCACAATATAATGGGTATATGTGATATAGATACTAGATTTTTAACTAAGATGATTAGAGACGAGGGTGCTATGATGATGGTAGCATCTACAACTGTTAGTGATAAGAATGAGCTAAAGAAAATTTTAGAAAAATCTCCTCGTATTGAAGATGTTAATTATATAGAACAAGTTAGTACAAAAAAAGCTTATAAACATGAAACTTCAACTTATTCTAACACTGTTTTTGAGTATGAAAATGCACCAAAAGCAGAGGCAAATATTGTAGTAATTGACTTTGGTGTAAAACGTAACATTTTAAATGAAATAGTAGGTGCAGGGATTGGTGTTGAAGTTATTCCAAATGACTTTAATGCAGATGATTTAATCCAACAATATAATTCTAAATCAATAGATGGTGTATTTTTGTCAAATGGCCCTGGTGACCCACTTGTTCTTAAAAAGGAACAAGAACAAATTAAGAAGTTAATAGCTGCTAAAGTTCCTATGTTTGGCATCTGCTTAGGTCATCAACTTCTTTCTATCTCTCATGGATATGAGACGTTTAAGTTAAAGTTCGGTCATCATGGTGGAAATCATCCTGTAAAGAACGTAAAAACAGGCTTAGTAGAGATTACTGCACAAAATCATAACTATAATGTGCCAGATAATATAGTAGAAATAGCAGAAGTAACTCATACTAATCTTTTTGACAATACAATAGAGGGTTTAAAATATAATGACTCTCCAATATTTTCTGTTCAACATCATCCAGAAGCTAGTCCTGGACCTAAAGAAAGTAGTTACATATTTTCAGAATTTTTATCTTTAATCAAAAGATAA